From the genome of Bacteroides sp. MSB163, one region includes:
- a CDS encoding AraC family transcriptional regulator gives MEHSKKTTREEYQKCVNAVVDYINLHLGEEIDLKSLAKISHFSPFYFHRIMKAFLGEPIGTFIVRTRTEAAARLLRYSDLPIADIAYRIGYSSPSSLSKIFKQFYGISPNEYRNNKNFVIMKPAIIRPDLELKKEIREVPARNVIYIRLFGDYKLNDYGGTWMRLFQFIKEEKLPMGDMSPYCIYHDDPKVTPADKLRTDVCMVMPVAVTPKGDVGFKQLPAGRYAVFTYKGSYEYLQSVYDTIYGKFIPEMECTMRDESSAERYLNDPCNTKPEDLLTEIYIPVE, from the coding sequence ATGGAACATAGCAAGAAGACAACGCGTGAAGAGTATCAGAAGTGTGTAAATGCAGTGGTGGACTACATCAACCTCCATCTTGGAGAAGAGATAGATTTGAAATCGTTGGCCAAGATTTCTCATTTCTCTCCGTTCTACTTCCACCGCATCATGAAAGCATTTCTGGGCGAGCCAATCGGGACGTTCATAGTCCGGACACGAACTGAAGCCGCCGCCCGCCTGTTGCGTTACTCGGATTTGCCGATAGCGGACATTGCTTATCGCATCGGATATTCCTCACCATCGTCACTGTCGAAAATATTCAAGCAGTTCTATGGAATTTCACCTAATGAGTATCGTAACAATAAAAACTTTGTAATTATGAAACCAGCAATTATCAGACCCGATTTAGAGTTAAAGAAAGAAATAAGAGAAGTGCCCGCCAGAAATGTGATTTATATCCGCTTGTTCGGAGATTATAAACTGAATGATTACGGTGGCACATGGATGCGTTTGTTCCAGTTCATCAAAGAAGAAAAGCTGCCGATGGGCGATATGTCTCCGTACTGCATCTATCACGATGATCCCAAAGTGACGCCTGCCGACAAGTTGCGTACCGATGTTTGCATGGTGATGCCTGTAGCCGTAACTCCCAAAGGTGATGTCGGCTTCAAGCAATTGCCTGCCGGACGTTATGCAGTGTTTACTTACAAAGGATCTTATGAATATCTACAAAGCGTATACGACACGATTTACGGTAAGTTCATTCCTGAAATGGAATGTACAATGAGAGATGAGTCGAGTGCCGAACGTTATCTGAATGACCCGTGCAATACGAAACCGGAGGATTTGTTGACAGAAATTTATATTCCGGTGGAATAA
- a CDS encoding GNAT family N-acetyltransferase, translating to MIIIRRLELPEYENAATLSLEVYLQCGKEDFDEQGLESFKSFVKDREVVNGLVIYGAFDGDNLVGVLATKNHGEHISLFFIKEEYHRKGIGRKLFDALIADNPVSGMTVNSSSYAVPFYRSLGFREVKEPQVTNGLRYIPMKRE from the coding sequence ATGATAATTATCCGAAGATTAGAACTGCCTGAGTATGAGAATGCCGCAACACTTTCATTGGAAGTGTATCTTCAGTGTGGCAAGGAAGATTTTGACGAACAGGGTCTGGAAAGTTTCAAAAGCTTTGTCAAAGATAGAGAAGTGGTGAATGGGCTGGTCATTTACGGTGCGTTCGATGGAGATAATCTGGTGGGAGTGCTGGCTACGAAGAACCACGGAGAACATATTTCTCTCTTCTTTATCAAGGAAGAATATCATCGGAAAGGCATAGGGCGGAAACTGTTTGACGCCCTTATTGCAGATAATCCCGTATCCGGAATGACGGTGAACTCATCTTCTTATGCTGTTCCTTTCTACAGGAGTCTGGGTTTTAGGGAAGTGAAGGAGCCGCAAGTGACGAATGGATTGAGATATATACCGATGAAAAGAGAATAA
- a CDS encoding DUF2867 domain-containing protein: protein MEKLIDKFLPADYHDTFVIKASRPAELIVPKEVIKKIFNHSPAWLSFLYKVRNILVKPFGIEGGDILTSEDYIIEDTENEAIMRKDDKHLLFYVSIAKIGNNLIDVTTVVQYHNALGKIYFFFIKPFHKMIVPRVVKELI from the coding sequence ATGGAAAAGCTTATCGACAAATTCCTCCCGGCAGATTATCATGATACATTCGTCATCAAAGCCAGCAGACCTGCGGAACTGATTGTTCCTAAAGAAGTAATCAAGAAAATATTCAATCACTCTCCGGCATGGCTTAGTTTCCTTTACAAAGTCAGAAATATCCTGGTGAAGCCTTTCGGTATTGAAGGTGGAGACATTCTGACATCGGAAGATTATATAATAGAAGACACTGAGAACGAAGCCATCATGAGGAAGGACGACAAGCATCTGTTGTTTTATGTTTCCATTGCCAAGATAGGCAATAACCTGATAGACGTGACGACAGTGGTTCAGTATCACAATGCATTAGGAAAGATTTATTTCTTTTTTATCAAGCCTTTCCACAAGATGATTGTGCCGCGGGTGGTGAAAGAGCTTATATAA
- a CDS encoding DUF6845 domain-containing protein, producing the protein MRKKLLVLGAFVSAVMLVSCTGSKKEAVTYTPEEIADAGQVMKYYDTSLALLKNMVKERDINAVLGYMEQQSKVQMFSHIMSPVISKKDSAVVMQPGDYFGDDVRQNLIQNYTELFQSRGQFYANFNKYLSLLKEKKTEGIADLLNDNYELNVEMSECKQNIFDILSSIVGQAQQVLLAENPVKEQIIAMKKMSLTMQSIINLYARKHVEDKARLDLKIMELRLQLDAAEKLPAVKGHEGQTEKFKDFLSKAEEFMKIVQDIRQKNSYTEEDFDEISSYGLSII; encoded by the coding sequence ATGAGAAAGAAATTGTTAGTCTTGGGCGCATTTGTAAGCGCTGTTATGTTGGTATCCTGTACGGGCAGTAAGAAGGAGGCGGTGACTTATACCCCCGAAGAGATTGCAGATGCAGGGCAAGTGATGAAATATTACGATACTTCATTGGCTCTGTTGAAGAATATGGTGAAAGAGAGAGACATAAATGCTGTTCTGGGGTATATGGAACAACAGTCTAAGGTGCAGATGTTTTCGCATATCATGTCTCCAGTCATTTCAAAGAAAGATTCTGCGGTGGTGATGCAGCCGGGTGATTACTTTGGTGATGATGTGCGGCAGAACCTGATACAGAACTATACTGAACTTTTCCAGTCAAGAGGGCAGTTCTATGCTAATTTTAATAAATACCTGTCTCTGCTGAAAGAGAAGAAGACGGAAGGAATAGCGGATTTGCTGAATGATAACTATGAACTGAATGTGGAGATGTCCGAATGCAAGCAGAACATATTCGATATTCTGAGTTCTATCGTTGGGCAGGCTCAGCAAGTCTTGCTGGCAGAGAACCCGGTGAAAGAGCAGATTATTGCAATGAAAAAGATGAGCCTGACAATGCAGAGCATTATCAACCTCTATGCCCGCAAGCATGTGGAAGACAAAGCCCGTCTGGACCTGAAGATTATGGAACTGAGACTGCAACTGGACGCAGCCGAGAAACTGCCTGCCGTGAAAGGGCATGAGGGACAGACAGAGAAATTTAAGGATTTCTTGTCGAAAGCCGAAGAGTTCATGAAGATAGTGCAGGATATCCGCCAGAAGAACTCATATACTGAGGAAGACTTTGATGAAATCAGTAGCTACGGATTGAGTATCATATAA
- a CDS encoding N-acetylmuramoyl-L-alanine amidase family protein: MVRILFLLFISSFLFFTPFHASAQEERAAPRSGEGISAFLQRNKRPGKAYYLEFLELNKKQLRGKQELRLGVKYLLPPLRSKTETAANSSTSSASAAGSGKTIHEPLFGKELAKVQVTGNRLKGACFYVVSGHGGPDPGAIGKIGNVELHEDEYAYDVALRLARNLMEEGAKVYIIIQDAKDGIRDDRYLNNSKRETCMGDAIPLNQVARLRQRCIKINELYRKDRKNYTYCRSIFLHVDSRSKRHQTDVFFYHAPNSANSKRLATTMKNTFESKYDMHQPNRGFTGTVGPRNLYVLANSTPAGVFVELGNIQNTFDQRRFVISSNRQALAKWMMEGFITDYKKSK, from the coding sequence ATGGTTCGGATATTATTTTTGTTGTTTATATCTTCTTTCCTGTTTTTCACTCCTTTCCACGCTTCGGCGCAGGAGGAAAGGGCTGCACCGAGGTCTGGTGAGGGCATTTCGGCCTTCTTGCAGCGCAATAAGCGTCCCGGTAAAGCCTACTATCTGGAGTTCCTTGAACTGAATAAAAAGCAATTACGCGGAAAACAGGAATTGCGCTTAGGGGTGAAGTACCTGCTTCCGCCACTGAGATCCAAAACCGAAACTGCTGCTAATTCATCTACTTCTTCTGCCTCTGCTGCCGGTTCCGGCAAAACAATTCATGAACCTCTTTTCGGAAAAGAACTGGCTAAAGTCCAGGTGACCGGTAACCGTTTGAAGGGTGCCTGTTTCTATGTGGTCAGCGGACATGGAGGACCCGACCCCGGTGCTATCGGTAAGATAGGGAACGTTGAACTTCATGAAGATGAATATGCTTATGATGTCGCCCTACGTCTTGCCCGTAATCTGATGGAAGAGGGGGCAAAGGTTTATATCATTATTCAGGATGCCAAAGACGGCATTCGTGACGACCGCTACCTTAATAATAGTAAGCGCGAAACTTGTATGGGAGACGCTATCCCTCTGAACCAAGTGGCTCGCCTTCGTCAGCGATGTATCAAAATCAATGAACTTTATAGAAAAGACCGCAAGAACTACACCTATTGCCGTTCCATCTTCCTGCATGTGGATAGCCGCAGCAAGCGACATCAGACGGATGTATTCTTTTATCATGCCCCCAACAGTGCCAACAGCAAGCGTCTGGCAACTACGATGAAGAATACTTTTGAGTCTAAGTATGATATGCATCAGCCCAATCGCGGCTTTACGGGCACGGTAGGCCCGCGCAACCTGTATGTATTGGCCAATTCTACTCCTGCCGGAGTTTTTGTAGAACTGGGAAATATTCAGAACACTTTCGATCAACGCCGTTTCGTAATCAGTTCCAACCGCCAAGCTTTGGCGAAATGGATGATGGAAGGCTTTATTACTGATTATAAAAAGAGTAAGTAA
- a CDS encoding O-acetylhomoserine aminocarboxypropyltransferase/cysteine synthase family protein: protein MAKQLKPETLCVQAGWTPKKGEPRVLPIYQSTTFKYETSEQMARLFDLEENGYFYTRLQNPTNDAVAAKIAALEGGVAAMLTSSGQSANFYAIFNICQAGDHFVCSSTIYGGTFNLFGVTMKKLGIEVTFVNPDAPEEEISAAFRPNTKALFGETISNPTLEVLDIEKFARIAHSHGVPLIVDNTFPTPINCRPFEWGADIVVHSTTKYMDGHATSVGGAIVDSGNFNWDAYADKFPGLCTPDESYHGLTYTKAFGKMAYITKATAQLMRDLGSIQSPQNAFLLNIGLETLHLRMPQHCKNAQAVAEYLSKNDKVAWVNYCGLPGDKYHELAQKYMPNGSCGVVTFGLKGGREVAIKFMDSLKLAAIVTHVADARTCVLHPASHTHRQLSDEQLMEAGVRPDLIRFSVGIENADDIIADIEQALNA from the coding sequence ATGGCAAAACAATTAAAACCGGAGACACTCTGCGTACAAGCCGGATGGACTCCAAAGAAGGGTGAACCCCGCGTGCTCCCCATCTACCAAAGTACAACCTTCAAGTATGAAACCAGCGAGCAAATGGCACGCCTTTTCGACCTTGAAGAGAACGGCTACTTCTACACCCGCCTGCAAAACCCTACGAATGACGCCGTTGCCGCCAAGATAGCCGCCCTCGAAGGTGGTGTGGCCGCCATGCTGACATCCAGCGGACAATCTGCCAACTTCTACGCTATTTTTAATATCTGTCAGGCAGGCGACCACTTCGTCTGTTCATCTACCATCTACGGTGGAACCTTCAACCTCTTCGGTGTGACAATGAAGAAGTTGGGCATCGAAGTTACTTTCGTCAACCCGGACGCACCGGAAGAAGAAATTTCAGCCGCTTTCCGCCCGAACACCAAGGCACTGTTTGGTGAGACCATCTCCAACCCGACGCTGGAAGTGCTCGATATCGAAAAGTTCGCCCGCATCGCCCACAGCCACGGCGTGCCTTTGATTGTAGACAATACCTTCCCGACTCCTATTAACTGCCGCCCGTTCGAATGGGGCGCCGATATCGTGGTGCATTCCACCACCAAATATATGGACGGCCATGCCACCAGCGTAGGCGGTGCCATTGTGGATAGCGGAAACTTCAATTGGGATGCCTATGCCGACAAATTCCCCGGATTGTGTACGCCCGACGAATCTTATCACGGCCTGACTTATACAAAAGCTTTCGGCAAAATGGCTTATATCACCAAAGCTACCGCACAGTTGATGCGTGACCTTGGCAGCATTCAGTCTCCGCAGAATGCATTCTTGCTGAATATCGGTCTTGAAACGCTCCATCTGCGTATGCCGCAACATTGCAAAAATGCACAGGCAGTTGCCGAATATCTTTCCAAGAACGATAAGGTGGCATGGGTTAATTACTGTGGCCTGCCCGGAGACAAATATCACGAACTGGCACAAAAGTATATGCCAAACGGTTCTTGCGGTGTTGTCACCTTCGGCTTGAAAGGAGGTCGCGAAGTAGCCATCAAATTTATGGACTCACTGAAACTGGCAGCTATCGTCACCCACGTAGCCGATGCCCGCACCTGCGTGCTGCACCCAGCCAGCCATACGCACCGTCAGCTTTCGGACGAACAATTGATGGAAGCCGGTGTACGTCCCGACCTGATCCGTTTCTCGGTTGGTATCGAGAATGCGGATGATATCATTGCAGATATTGAACAGGCGCTGAACGCGTAA
- a CDS encoding Rpn family recombination-promoting nuclease/putative transposase — MKTKQEKGDELMASNYIRFDWAMKRLSRNKANFRILEGFLSILFNEAITILDIFETKRNADDDICERFRINLLIQNTKGQQILVEIQNNNEYAYYQRILFGLSKTLTEYINRGEGYDKVRKVYSVNIVYFSLGNGKDIVYHGKTEFRGIHEGDILELTPFQKQTFKVNQVSQLYPEYYILKVNDFNQVAKSPLEEWIYYLNTGDIPDNATAPGLHEARERLKLDRMKKEELEAYYRHLDNIVILRDNIYTERAEGRAEGRAEGREEERYSIARNLKQLGASEEVIIKATGLSSEEINKP; from the coding sequence ATGAAAACAAAACAAGAAAAAGGAGACGAACTGATGGCAAGTAATTATATTCGTTTCGATTGGGCTATGAAGCGTTTATCGCGCAATAAAGCCAATTTCCGAATACTTGAAGGGTTTCTGTCCATCTTATTTAATGAAGCCATTACCATTTTAGATATTTTTGAAACCAAACGAAATGCAGACGATGATATCTGTGAAAGGTTTCGAATCAATCTGTTAATTCAGAATACAAAAGGACAACAAATATTAGTCGAAATACAGAATAATAATGAATATGCTTATTATCAACGAATTCTTTTCGGGTTATCTAAAACATTGACCGAATACATCAATCGAGGAGAAGGCTATGACAAGGTACGAAAAGTATATAGCGTCAACATAGTATACTTCTCCTTAGGCAACGGAAAAGATATCGTATATCATGGTAAAACCGAATTCCGCGGTATTCACGAAGGTGACATTTTGGAACTAACTCCTTTCCAAAAACAAACCTTCAAGGTGAACCAAGTAAGTCAACTTTATCCTGAATACTATATTCTAAAAGTAAATGACTTTAATCAGGTAGCTAAAAGCCCTCTGGAAGAGTGGATTTATTACCTGAATACAGGAGATATTCCGGACAATGCCACAGCTCCGGGGCTACATGAAGCACGCGAACGTTTGAAACTGGACCGAATGAAAAAAGAAGAACTCGAAGCATATTACCGTCACTTAGATAATATCGTCATTCTCCGTGACAATATATATACGGAGCGTGCAGAAGGACGTGCTGAGGGACGTGCAGAAGGAAGAGAAGAAGAACGCTATTCTATCGCACGAAATTTAAAACAGCTTGGCGCTTCAGAAGAAGTGATAATCAAAGCTACCGGATTATCTTCCGAAGAGATTAACAAGCCATAG
- a CDS encoding helix-turn-helix transcriptional regulator translates to MDINTTLLATAAFIGGCALAITAQQWLQTHRWPRMRRRIDTLIKLRVEQQLHRHEAECPMAQMHAQRNILYSPPAVKSQSHQMLVGFMMTYYPDFLKQLTAHTDGRLSDSEEHTCFLIKLGLRNKQIAQSMGITPNSVIKTKQRLRQKLKGLPADEDLTRWLQLLGEPLDKLPPGHMMFLGEQPAEDKETKIR, encoded by the coding sequence ATGGATATAAACACCACACTACTCGCCACGGCCGCCTTTATAGGCGGATGCGCCCTTGCCATCACGGCACAGCAATGGTTGCAAACACACCGATGGCCCCGAATGCGCCGACGCATAGACACCCTGATAAAGCTGCGCGTAGAACAGCAGTTGCACCGCCACGAGGCAGAATGCCCCATGGCACAGATGCACGCCCAGCGAAACATCCTCTACAGCCCTCCCGCCGTGAAGAGCCAAAGCCACCAGATGCTGGTGGGCTTCATGATGACCTACTACCCCGACTTCCTGAAGCAACTGACAGCACACACCGACGGCCGCCTTTCCGACAGCGAAGAGCATACCTGTTTTCTCATCAAGCTGGGTCTGCGAAACAAACAGATAGCCCAAAGCATGGGCATCACGCCCAACAGCGTGATAAAGACCAAACAACGCCTGCGACAGAAACTGAAAGGCCTGCCCGCCGACGAAGACCTGACACGATGGCTCCAGCTACTGGGCGAACCGCTGGACAAACTGCCGCCCGGACACATGATGTTCCTCGGAGAGCAGCCCGCCGAAGACAAAGAAACAAAAATCAGATAA
- a CDS encoding HU family DNA-binding protein, whose amino-acid sequence MAFFKPIYKKLSKKWHPQAVSVGKPIEMDELCKQIALISTVSSADTKATLEALGLVLGTCMNTGRTVHVEGLGTFYYTCISTGKGLDTAEKVNANQISGTRVRFVPESHRQGSTITRGLVGENVTWANINSISQLDGTGSGGSSGGDGGIEENPLG is encoded by the coding sequence ATGGCATTTTTCAAACCTATTTACAAAAAATTGTCCAAGAAGTGGCATCCCCAAGCCGTGAGCGTGGGCAAACCCATCGAAATGGACGAGCTTTGCAAGCAGATAGCGCTCATCTCCACCGTGAGCAGCGCCGACACCAAAGCTACCCTCGAAGCCCTCGGCCTTGTGCTGGGGACATGTATGAACACCGGTCGCACGGTACACGTGGAGGGTCTGGGAACCTTCTACTACACCTGCATCTCCACCGGCAAAGGCCTGGACACGGCCGAAAAGGTGAACGCCAACCAAATCTCCGGCACCCGCGTACGCTTCGTGCCCGAGTCGCATCGGCAAGGCAGCACCATCACCCGCGGCCTCGTCGGCGAAAACGTGACGTGGGCAAATATCAACTCCATCAGCCAGTTGGACGGCACAGGCAGTGGCGGCAGCAGCGGCGGAGACGGAGGAATAGAGGAAAATCCGTTGGGATAA
- a CDS encoding type II toxin-antitoxin system RelE/ParE family toxin → MVREAVKFQFSDDFKVAFKRLLKKYRTLKQDLLKVMDEIQESPSEVGVPLFATVRKMRMAISAKGRGKSGGARLILSLYQQEGIVFFLFIYDKNEMENVSDEFIKEILKDMEDAEN, encoded by the coding sequence ATGGTAAGAGAAGCTGTAAAGTTCCAGTTCTCGGACGATTTTAAGGTCGCCTTCAAACGACTATTGAAAAAATATCGTACGTTGAAACAAGATTTGTTGAAGGTTATGGACGAAATTCAGGAATCTCCGTCGGAGGTCGGCGTTCCTCTTTTTGCAACCGTCCGTAAAATGCGTATGGCTATTTCAGCAAAAGGGCGGGGAAAAAGTGGCGGTGCTCGCCTCATCCTCAGTCTGTACCAACAAGAAGGGATTGTCTTCTTTCTCTTTATTTATGATAAGAATGAAATGGAAAATGTTTCAGATGAGTTCATTAAAGAGATTTTAAAAGATATGGAAGATGCGGAAAACTAA
- a CDS encoding nucleotidyltransferase family protein has product METTQEIVDRLRAYKEKFADKYGIEQLGLFGSVARGEQDEKSDIDVIIKLRRPSCFTCFGIQEELRKLFHRKVDLITLHENMFHSFRQNLDRDAIYV; this is encoded by the coding sequence ATGGAAACCACCCAGGAGATCGTCGACCGTCTGCGGGCTTATAAGGAAAAGTTTGCCGACAAGTATGGCATCGAACAGTTGGGACTGTTCGGTAGCGTGGCGCGGGGGGAACAGGACGAGAAGAGCGATATTGATGTCATAATCAAGTTGCGTCGTCCCAGTTGCTTCACATGCTTCGGCATTCAGGAAGAGTTGCGGAAGCTTTTTCATCGGAAAGTAGATTTGATAACCTTGCACGAAAACATGTTCCATAGTTTTCGCCAAAACCTTGATCGTGATGCGATATACGTCTGA
- a CDS encoding nucleotidyltransferase domain-containing protein — protein sequence MKRNANKVLESIRQSLAQHLPSGGRAVLFGSQARGDARPDSDWDRLIVLDKEKLETADYDTVSYPLTTLGWDLGERINPIMYTLKEWTASHITPFYKNVEQEGIIQV from the coding sequence ATGAAACGCAACGCCAATAAAGTACTCGAAAGCATCCGCCAGTCGCTGGCTCAACACCTGCCTTCCGGCGGACGTGCCGTGCTGTTCGGATCGCAAGCACGCGGCGACGCACGCCCGGACTCGGACTGGGACAGACTTATCGTACTTGACAAGGAGAAACTCGAAACTGCCGATTACGACACTGTCAGCTATCCGCTCACCACGCTAGGCTGGGACTTGGGTGAACGCATCAATCCCATCATGTACACCCTGAAGGAGTGGACCGCAAGCCACATCACTCCGTTTTATAAAAACGTTGAACAAGAAGGAATTATACAGGTATGA